CGATGTAGGGCAAGCCATCTGCCGAAACGGGACGGAAACCGAACCAGACTTTTTCGCGCATTTTTCTTTTTAATTTCTCAAAATCGGCCAGTTCGCGGAAGGCGGGGTCGTCCAAGTAGCCGGGCAGGAATTTTGGCACAGCTTCCAGAATACCCTGCACCCGGGGGAAAAGGATACGGTCGTTGATGGGGCCGATTTCCATGGTGCTGCCGATGCGCAGGCGGGTGGCCCAAGGGGTGAGCGCGACTTTGGCTTCAAGCAGAATGCAGGGGTATCGGAGCAATTGGCGGGGCGTGTCCACAGTCATCGAATAGCCTTTGCCGGGCATGAGAGGGATGTACTCGCCAGCGAGTTTGGCGATTTGTGGCGACCAAGCGCCTGCCGCGAGCACGACGAGGTCACTATCGGATGTTACCTGCTCGGATGAATGCCCGTTCAGACGGGGTTGTTCGTTGGCACGGCGGTAGATGGCGGCCGCAATTTTCCCGTTTTGCTTTTGGAAGCCCACGACTTCGGCGTTTCGGACGATTTTCACGCCGCGTTGTTCGAGCAGAGCGGGCAGTTGTCGCATCAAAGCATTGGGATGCAGGTGTGCGTCGTCCTTGAACCAGACACCGCCGCGCACTTCGGGGCGGAGCGCAGGCTCAAGCGCCTGCACTTGTCCGCGGTCGAGGATTTCGACCTTAAGCCCCATGCCAGCGGCGGCGCGGGCGTTTTCCAATTCTTCCTTTTCGACTTGGGCGGTTTGGTAATACATGAGGCAGCCATGCTCCGTGTATTCAAATTGCATAAGGCCGCCTGATTGCCACTCGGCGGTCAATTGTTTGGACAACAGGAGCAAATCCGCGAGCGGGCGGGCGCTGCGCTCGACGTGTCGCTGGTTGCTGGCGCGCATGAATTTAAATCCCCAATCCAACAAGTCGCGCCGCAAGGATGGGCGCACATAGAAGGGGCTTTTTGGCCGGAACATCCAGAGGATGCCTTGCCCGATGATGCCCGGCGCGGCAAGCGGCACAAAATGAGAAGGCGACAGATAGCCCATGTTGCCAAAGGAGCAGTTGTCAGTCAGGTCGCCTTTTTCGAGCACAGTGACATCCCAGCCATCTCGATTCATAAAATAGGCGGCGCTCAAACCAATGATGCCGCCACCGATAATGGTCGCTTTCATGCTGCGGTGAAATTTTGCCGTAAAGTAATTTTTGTTTTTTCACATTTGCCCACCAAAAAAAATGTCCGTCCGAATGTTCGTCCGGGCAGGCAGCCCCTCCCAAACCAAAAACCTTATCTTTCTCATGTACGAACTTGACAAATCCGCTTTCGGCCCTTACACGCGCTACACCCTGCGCAACCCTTCAACTGGCAATTCATTCAGCGTGGTGCCTGCACGCGGGGCCAATGTGCTCGACATCGTTTTTTCGGGAAAAAGCATCCTCGACGGCTACCGCAGCCCCGAAGAACTCGAAGCCGCCAAGTGGGGCAAAAGTGTGTTGCTTTTCCCATTCCCCAATCGGCTCGACCGTGGGCGCTACGAATGGCTTGGCAAAAAATATGAGTTCCCGCTCAACAATGCTGCCACGGAGAACGCGATTCACGGCTTTGTGCGCGAGGAGGCTTTCGAGCTGGACTATGTGGTGTTGGCGAAAGACTGCGCATTCGTGCAGTGCAGCTATGCTTATCTGGGGCAAAGACCCTATTATCCCTTTCCCTTTGTGCTGACGGTGGAATTTATGCTCGGCGACGAGGGCATTTTTGCGCTGGAGGCCACCTGCCACAATACGCACCACGAACCCATCCCCGTAGGTTTTGGCTGGCATCCTTATTTTCGGCTGAGCGACCGAGCCGACGAGCATTTGATGCAGCTGCCCCCTTGCGAGATGGTCAGCATCAACGAGCGCATGATTCCCACCGGGGCGCGCTCCGAATACACTGCCTTTCAGCGTAAAAAACAGGTGGGTGACACTTTTCTCGACAATTGCTTTGCAAGCAAAAAAATGGCTGGCAAATACAAAATGTCGCTTGAAGGCGACGGGCGCCGCGTCAGCGTGAGCGCCAATGCCCGCCACTTTCCCTTCTTTCAGGTGTTCACGCCGCCACACCGCGAAAGCATCGCCCTCGAACCAATGAGCTGCAACGTGGATGCCTTCAACAACGGAGAAGGGTTGGTCGCGCTGGCACCCGGGAAAGTGTGGAAGGCTGGCATGGAGGTGCGTGTTTTTTAGGTAGAGGGTGGAAACTTTGCGTCCTTCTTCGTGTCTCTGTGTTTTCTTATTGTCTCCGTTAGGATGACACAGTTTTGTGAACACCCTCCACCCGCTACCTAAATTTATTTGATGAGGCGCATGGCTTCCCGTCGGGTTAGTGGGGCGAGTGGTGTGGACTCGACAAATTGGCGCACGGCATCGGGGTTCGTCTTTGAGTACTGCCGCAGTGCCCAGCCTGCGCCTTTTTGGATAAAAAACTCCTTCGCGCCCGAAAGTCGCCTCACATAGCTGAACAATAGCACCGCGTCGGTTTTTTCCTTGTAGTTCAATTGAAAAATCAGGCAGACCCGTTGCAGCCAGAAATTGCCCGAGCCCATCCAGCGTTCGGTGACGGGTTTGATGAGTTCGGGAAAACGTTGGAAATGCAGGCCGACCAGTTTGTTCACCCAATCCACGGTGTCCCACCAAGAGCGGGTCAGTATGAGCTCCTCCAAAAATTCGATGAACGTCGCCGATTGCTTTTTGAGGGCTTTTTCCACCGTCAGCAGTGCGAAGTAGTGCATTTCGCGGTGGTCGTCGTCGAAGCAGAGCCGGGCAAGTGTTTTCAAATCATCGCCCGTTGGCAGGCCGTGCGCTTGGTGGATGGCTTTGGTCAAAGCCTTCCATTGCGGCATTTTCAGTCCAAAAAACTCGTATTGATTGCGCATATAGGCCATTTGCATTTGAGCCATTTCCGGGTTGCCCTTTTCGCGAAAGGTGTCGCGGACGAGTTGGTAGTAGTTGCTGGGAGACATGGTGGGATAGACTTTGAGTAGCGCCGCGTCTGGTCAACGCTCCGTGAATCGGGCAGCAAAAGTAAAACGAGCCGGATATTTGGGAGGGTTTTGCTTGGCGGGCACACAATATGGGCCATTTTTTACCCAACGATGCGAGTGCCGTTCCTATATTGCGCTCACAAGATTGGTATTTGATAGGTGAATGCGTTTTAGGGGTTTGACTAATTTAGTGTCTGATGTTCAAACATTTATTCAGGCCTTGATTTGAAATCACTGCCTGAATAGCGCACGTTTTCAGCATTTTGCCTCGACCTCTAATTCGCTTAGGTTAGTCTCAATCAAAAATACGGACACACATGACAAACCTTCCGACATTGCTTTTCGCAACACTTCTGCTCTGCCTCATCGCTTGCGGCGGCGAATCGCCCTACCGAGATTTGAATAAAAACGGCAAGAAAGACATCTACGAAGACATTTCGCAGCCGACAGACAAACGGGTGGAAGACCTTTTGGCGCAAATGAGCCTCGAAGAAAAAGCAGGGCAAATGTTCATCAATGGCGCGGCGGTCAACAAGGATGGCAGCATCGAGAAGAACCCCGCGTTAGTGGAAGGTTTCGCGGCCATGTTGCCCTCCGCGCAGGAGAACATCAGCACCCTGAAAATGTCGCATTTCAATCTGTGGCAAATTCCCGCGCCACAAGTGTTGGCAAAATGGTACAACAACCTGCAAAAACACGCCGAGAGCACTCGACTTGGCATCCCGGTGACCATTGCCAGCGACCCCCGCAATCATTTTTCGGAAAATATTTTCGCCATGGCCGCCAATGGATTTTCGCAGTGGTGCGAAACACCGGGATTTGCTGCCATCGGCGACGAAAAATTGGTGGAGCGCTTTGCCGACATCGTGCGGCAAGAGTATCTGGCGGTCGGTATCAGGGAGGCGCTGCACCCACAGATTGACCTCGCCACCGAACCCCGCTGGCCTCGCATCAACGGCAATTTCAGCGAGGATGCCCAACTGACGGCTCGCATGGTGACGGCCTACCTCAAGGGTTTGCAGACCAACGACCTGCGAAACGGCGTGGCTTGCATGACCAAACATTTCCCGGGTGGCGGGCCGCAAAACGAGGGCCTCGACCCGCATTTCCCCTTCCAAAAAGGGCAAATCTATCCGGGCGGCCAATTCGAATATCACCTCATCCCCTTCGAGGCGGCCTTTCAAGCAGGCACGGCAGCCATCATGCCCTACTACGGCATTCCCGTCGGGCAAACCGATGAGGACGTGGCGATGGCCTTCAACAAAACCATCATCACCACGCTCCTGCGCGAGCGGTTCAAATACGACGGCGTGGTCTGTACTGATTGGGGGCTGATAACCGACCTGAAAACGCCCGCTTTCACTTGGCCTGCCCGGGCATGGGGGGTGGAGCATTTGAGCGAGAAAGAGCGGGTAAAAAAAGCCATTGACGCGGGTGTTGACCAATTCGGCGGCGAAAATTGCCCACAGCACATCATTGATTTGGTGAAAGAGGGGGCGCTTACGGAAGCGCGCGTGGATGAGTCGGTGCGGCGTTTGTTGCGTCAAAAGTTCCAGTTGGGCTTGTTCGACAATCCGTTTGTGGATGAGACCAAAGTGGCCGATGTTGTCGGCAATCCTGAATTTCAGAAAGAAGCCGATGCTGCCCAGCGCAGGGCTTACACACTGTTGAAAAACGAGGGCAACATCCTTCCTTTGAGCAAACCTGATTTGAAAATTTTTGCGCCCAATTGCGATTCGACGGTAGTGGCTCGCTATGGGAAAGTGGCGCAAACGCCCAAAGAAGCCGACATTGCCATCGTTCGCCTGCGAACACCCTGGGTACCCGTCAAGTCCGACATCCCGATGGCACAGGGCTTCCATCACGGCGACCTTGATTTCAAGGGGAATGAATTGGCCGACATTCTCTCGATTTGCAAAGCCGTGCCGACCATCGTGGACTTATATCTCGACCGCCCGGCCGTTATCCCGGAAATCAACGCATCGGCCAAGGCCTTGCTTGCCAACTACGGGGCTAGCGACGCTGCCGCATTGGATGTGATTTTTGGCAAGGCCAAGCCAGAAGGCAAATTGCCCTTTGAGTTGCCATCGAGCATGGAGGCGGTGCGCAATCAAAAAGCGGATGCGCCCTACGACTCAAAGGACCCGCTCTACAAATTTGGGTTCGGATTGGGCTATTAACCACTACACTATTCAACCCTCCACCTGACATTTCTATGAGCGCAGAACTCCGTCGCAGCCTCACCTTGTATGGCCTCGTCATGATAGCAGTCGGCAGCACCGTCGGGAGCGGGATATTCCGCACGCCCGGCGGCATCGCCGCGCAGGTTCATTTGCCCGAATACGTCATCGCCCTATGGGTATTGGGCGGCATAGCGGCGCTGACCGGGGCGCTCACTTTCGCCGAGATGGGCAGCATGTTTCCCGGTGCGGGCGGGCTTTATGTTTATCTGCGGGAGGCTTACGGCGACGCGGTGGGGTTCGTGTATGGTTGGTTCATTCTGTTCATCAGCACGTCGGGCAGCATCGCGGCGCTGAGTTTGGTGTGCGTGGAGCATTTGATGTACCTGTTCGGCTTCGGGCGCGACCACCCGTTGGAATTGCCAATAGCAGTAGGCATGATTGTTTTTTTGACGGTGGTGAATCTTTTTGGCGTGAAAATCGGCGAGTGGTTCGCCAATCTTTTCACCGGGGCCAAACTGCTGGGGCTGGCGGTCATCATCGGCGCGGGCTTGTTTTTTGCCGGCCCGGAAGCCGCCACGACAAACGCTGCCAGCGACTTTGCGAACAGCCCACCAGCCAATTTGTGGAGTGCTTTTGCGCTGGCGTTCGTGGGGGTGTTGTGGAGCATCGGGGGGTGGCATCATGCTTCCTATATGGCGGGCGAGGCACAAACTCCCCAGCGCAATGTGCCACGCGCCATGGTACTGGGTGCGCTCATCGTCACGCTGGTGTATGTGTTGGCCAACGTGGCGTATATGCGCCTGCTGCCAGTGGAACAAATCGCTCAGTCAAAAACCGTCGCTGCCGATGCGCTGAACAACCTCGTGCCGTGGGGCGGGGTGCTCATGGCTTTTTTGATTGCGCTCAGCACTTTTGGCACCACCGGCATTTACTGCATGACGGCACCGCGCATCTATTTCGCAATGGCTCGCGATGGCATTTTTTTCAAAAA
This genomic interval from Saprospiraceae bacterium contains the following:
- a CDS encoding FAD-dependent oxidoreductase, which produces MKATIIGGGIIGLSAAYFMNRDGWDVTVLEKGDLTDNCSFGNMGYLSPSHFVPLAAPGIIGQGILWMFRPKSPFYVRPSLRRDLLDWGFKFMRASNQRHVERSARPLADLLLLSKQLTAEWQSGGLMQFEYTEHGCLMYYQTAQVEKEELENARAAAGMGLKVEILDRGQVQALEPALRPEVRGGVWFKDDAHLHPNALMRQLPALLEQRGVKIVRNAEVVGFQKQNGKIAAAIYRRANEQPRLNGHSSEQVTSDSDLVVLAAGAWSPQIAKLAGEYIPLMPGKGYSMTVDTPRQLLRYPCILLEAKVALTPWATRLRIGSTMEIGPINDRILFPRVQGILEAVPKFLPGYLDDPAFRELADFEKLKRKMREKVWFGFRPVSADGLPYIGFAKKTSNLLIATGHAMIGLSMGAGTGKLVAEMADGKPTSVDASAFDPRRY
- a CDS encoding DNA alkylation repair protein; the encoded protein is MSPSNYYQLVRDTFREKGNPEMAQMQMAYMRNQYEFFGLKMPQWKALTKAIHQAHGLPTGDDLKTLARLCFDDDHREMHYFALLTVEKALKKQSATFIEFLEELILTRSWWDTVDWVNKLVGLHFQRFPELIKPVTERWMGSGNFWLQRVCLIFQLNYKEKTDAVLLFSYVRRLSGAKEFFIQKGAGWALRQYSKTNPDAVRQFVESTPLAPLTRREAMRLIK
- a CDS encoding glycoside hydrolase family 3 protein, which codes for MTNLPTLLFATLLLCLIACGGESPYRDLNKNGKKDIYEDISQPTDKRVEDLLAQMSLEEKAGQMFINGAAVNKDGSIEKNPALVEGFAAMLPSAQENISTLKMSHFNLWQIPAPQVLAKWYNNLQKHAESTRLGIPVTIASDPRNHFSENIFAMAANGFSQWCETPGFAAIGDEKLVERFADIVRQEYLAVGIREALHPQIDLATEPRWPRINGNFSEDAQLTARMVTAYLKGLQTNDLRNGVACMTKHFPGGGPQNEGLDPHFPFQKGQIYPGGQFEYHLIPFEAAFQAGTAAIMPYYGIPVGQTDEDVAMAFNKTIITTLLRERFKYDGVVCTDWGLITDLKTPAFTWPARAWGVEHLSEKERVKKAIDAGVDQFGGENCPQHIIDLVKEGALTEARVDESVRRLLRQKFQLGLFDNPFVDETKVADVVGNPEFQKEADAAQRRAYTLLKNEGNILPLSKPDLKIFAPNCDSTVVARYGKVAQTPKEADIAIVRLRTPWVPVKSDIPMAQGFHHGDLDFKGNELADILSICKAVPTIVDLYLDRPAVIPEINASAKALLANYGASDAAALDVIFGKAKPEGKLPFELPSSMEAVRNQKADAPYDSKDPLYKFGFGLGY
- a CDS encoding amino acid permease, with protein sequence MSAELRRSLTLYGLVMIAVGSTVGSGIFRTPGGIAAQVHLPEYVIALWVLGGIAALTGALTFAEMGSMFPGAGGLYVYLREAYGDAVGFVYGWFILFISTSGSIAALSLVCVEHLMYLFGFGRDHPLELPIAVGMIVFLTVVNLFGVKIGEWFANLFTGAKLLGLAVIIGAGLFFAGPEAATTNAASDFANSPPANLWSAFALAFVGVLWSIGGWHHASYMAGEAQTPQRNVPRAMVLGALIVTLVYVLANVAYMRLLPVEQIAQSKTVAADALNNLVPWGGVLMAFLIALSTFGTTGIYCMTAPRIYFAMARDGIFFKKLAEVHPRWRTPVNAILAQSVWSLVLLLFWGTFENLIVYVTFMDWVGLMLVGTTIFVFRRKRPDAQRGYRTILYPFTPLVFVGISMWFIVFTLVENPVRAMAGMCVAAVGLGAYWFYFKKKA